In a single window of the Gossypium hirsutum isolate 1008001.06 chromosome A13, Gossypium_hirsutum_v2.1, whole genome shotgun sequence genome:
- the LOC107894616 gene encoding uncharacterized protein encodes MKEEEIVKQFSDRIMAVVNNIRLLGEQFSEARIVEKVLSTLPKRYEAKISSLEDSRDLASISLTELINALYAQEQRRASRIEEHQEGAFQAKAKAASSTSAYKGKKNWRSRPKPDAARRGDQLCRFFKRPSHPEAKCWFRPDALCQHCKKNGHVERVYKEKGRPGQNQAQHKDVEARMAGDSSNHEEQVFDVSCLPSQRKGPNGWLLDSGCTNHMSPDATIFKTLDRSFKTKVKVGNGYKIIKNVLLVPEIDRNLLSITQLLEKGYLVVFKGQECQIVDPNGSSLMTVTMIDKCFEVN; translated from the exons atgaaggaggaAGAGATAGTGAAGCAGTTCTCAGATAGAATTATGGCTGTTGTGAACAACATAAGGTTGCTAGGAGAACAGTTCAGTGAGGCAAGGATTGTGGAAAAGGTGCTCTCAACATTGCCTAAAAgatatgaggcaaaaatctcatcccTAGAGGATTCTAGAGATCTTGCAAGCATCTCCCTAACTGAGCTCATTAATGCCCTCTATGCTCAGGAGCAAAGGAGAGCCAGCAGGATAGAAGAGCACCAGGAGGGTGCTTTCCAAGCCAAGGCCAAAGCAGCCTCGAGCACCTCAGCCTATAAAGGCAAGAAAAACTGGAGAagcaggcctaagcctgatgctgcaagaAGAGGAGATCAACTTTGTAGATTTTTTAAAAGGCCTAGTCATCCAGAGGCCAAATGTTGGTTCAGACCAGATGCCTTGTGTCAACATTGTAAAAAGAAtggccatgttgaaagggtctaCAAAGAAAAAGGCAGACCTGGGCAAAACCAAGCACAACACAAGGATGTTGAAGCTCGAATGGCTGGAGACAGCAGTAACCATGAAGAACAGGTCTTTGATGTGTCATGCTTACCTAGTCAGAGAAAGGGCCCAAACGGATGGCTGttggacagtggttgcactaatcacatgtcaccagatgcaactATTTTTAAGACTTTGGACAGAAGTTTCAAAACCAAAGTAAAAGTTGGGAATG GttataaaatcatcaaaaatgtgCTGCTGGTACCTGAGATTGACAGGAACCTTCTTAGCATTACTCAACTTCTTGAAAAGGGCTACTTAGTTGTATTCAAGGGCCAAGAGTGCCAAATTGTTGATCCAAATGGATCAAGCCTCATGACAGTCACTATGAtagataaatgttttgaagtCAACTAG